AGCGCGTTACGCATTCTTACTTTTTTAAGCCTAACGCAGAAAATAACCCACCAGCCTCTGTGAAACAGTTTTTTCACAGACCGATATTCAGATGGGGTTGATTGATTTGTTGTGCGCTTTTATTGGTGGTTGTCCTTATTTCCGAATATTGATTCATTATGTATTCTACCGTATCAATAATGTTTTGTTTAAAATATTAGAATTTGAATGTCTCCACTTCGCAACGCATACGATCTGTTTCGATAAATATACTCAATGGAAGTTCCCGTAGACGATAAAATCTTTTTTAGTTCAGGTATTTTTTTTTCTCCTTTGGGTGTATAAATAATCCAAGCTTTATTTGGTTTAAATTGTCGAGCTGCTTCTTTCAATTCGCTTGGAGTTGCTGATGATTTGAAGCCAAGTGACAAAAGCATATTAGATAGCTTAACGGATATATCCCTTTGATATGGTTTATAGAAAACCAAAATGGAATATTCGGAATTGTTCGCGAATAATTTTTCCTTTTGTTCTCTCTCTAAAGTTTTATCTCGAGAGAAAGTGACGCCTGGAACTGCTCGCTTGAGAGTGAGTACGTCTTGGGTTAAATTACTTAATTTAAGCTTTAGCTGTTCAATGCTACCGTTAACCTCTGCTGCTTTAACGCCTATTTCCTCTTTGGTTTCTTGATTATATTTTGCCTTAATGGTTCCATCAGAATTGACTGAAATCTCAAAAGAAGTCCAAATTGAAAGACCAATTAAAAACGAACCAAAGACGATCAGCACAATTCCGCCTACACCGAATATCTGCCGTTTCACATAGACAAAAACTGCGCTCAACAACAAACCGGAACCGAGCAGAAGACCAACAATAAATGCAATAATGTTGATTATTTTCATAAAGTCGACCTTTCTTTAATGAATTGCATAACGACACCGTTCAGCCGCCCGTGCGGGTGAAACCAGACTGAACACGCCAAACGCTGACGCGGGTCGGCTGGAACGGCGGGTTAGGCGGGTGGGCAGAGAGACAATGCCAGGGTTCATGAATTTTGCTCTTTTTATCCATTCGGCGCAATACGCGGAGTACCGTTATTGCGGCTTTAGGCACTGCTTTCATTTCCGTGTTGCCTTAATCATGGCTTTCAGGTTTGATGAAATTATTGATCTTAAATGTTCGCTTGATGAGTAGTATTGAACTCGAAGTGATGCTATATCGAAGTGAAGGGTGCTTCCTTCTTTTGCAATAAGCAATATATCATTTGCTTCATTTCCGACCCCATGAGCATACCCTAATTCGTAATAAACATTAGGGCGCTCATTAGTGAGATCACAAATTATAAATTCACAACGCTCAATTAGGTCGGTGATTTCTCGAATAATAAGGCCAGAACCCGTATTTTCGTCAACACGCTTGACCCGCAATTTAAGTTTTCGGCATTCATCTTTAATTGCCGTATATGCATCTGCCATTTCTTGACCCCGAAAAGGCATGATGACAAAAACTAATCCTAGCTCAAAATTTCCTTGGTCATCGGGATCGTAATCTGGCCTACCGAACTCTTGATCCATAAACGTGTGGTCTCGCCCCATTGATAGCCCTCTTTATTTGTTCCGCCTAACGACAAAGTTCAGGGGCGGAGCGATAGCGGAGTCCCCATTCCTGAATGGTTCGAATATCATATCTGCTTCACAATGAGTGAGCAGCGACCAGCATGTTTACTCGCATCGCAACAACAGCTTACTGAAAGTATAGCAAAATAATGTCCAGCCATCAAAATAATACGGCATAAAACCATCAGCAACTACACTGCAAACCACTGACATTCTGCCTGTGCCCGATGCCTGCCATTCGGTTATCTTCCCTGCTCCCGTTTTTGAAGGTTCCTGAAACAACACTATCTTGATGTTTTGCAATGCGATGTTGTTGTTCAACAGTCGAGCGGGATTGTCATGGGAGATGGCCACAATAAACGGCTCCATGACAGTTCTGCGGAATGGCTTGTCGATACCGCCTGTTGCGTAGGGCTAACCGTTAACCTCCCTGATATGAGCGAGCTTCTCCTTATCAATATTACCGGTCTGGATAAACCGGGTCTGACGTCGAAAATAACGGCGATTCTTGCTGATGCGAGGATACCGGTGCTTGATATCGGGCAGGCGGTGATCCATAACCATCTGAGCCTTGGCATGCTGGTTGAGGTGCCCAAGGAGTCGGCTTCGTCGCCTGTTCTCAAAGATCTGCTCTTCTGCGCTCATACGCTCGGGATACAGATCTCCTTTACACCGGTGCCTGATGAAGAGTACGGCCGTTGGGTCGGAGAACAGGGAAAGCCCCGATACCTGCTGTCGCTGCTGTCGAGGAAAATTTCTGCTGAACAGCTTAAGCGGGTATCGTCGATCATTGCCGAGCATAATCTCAATATTGATACCATCAATCGCCTTTCCGGGCGAATACCGCTCGATAACGGCGACAACCACACCCGCGCATGCGTAGAGTTCTCGCTGAGGGGAACCCTCTCCGATGAAAACCTTTTTCGCGAACAGCTTCTGGCCATTACTGACAGCCTTGGTATTGATATCGCCTTCCAGGAGGATAATATTTTCCGGCGGAACCGGCGGATGGTGGTGTTCGATATGGATTCGACCCTGATCACCTCGGAGGTGATCGACGAGCTTGCAAAGGAGGCCGGGGTCGGCGAGGAGGTTTCAGCCATCACCGAACAGGCTATGCGGGGGGAGCTGGATTTCAACGAGAGCCTGCAGCGGCGGGTGGCGCAGCTCAAGGGGCTTGACGAACATGTGATGGAGAGCATCGCCGCACGGTTGCAGCTTACCGAAGGCGCTGAACGGTTGTTCAGCAACCTGAAACGGCTCGGTTATAAAACCGCGATTCTTTCGGGAGGATTCACCTATTTCGGTCATTATCTGCAGAAAAAGCTCTCGATCGACTATGTCTATGCCAACACCCTTGAAATCGAGAACGGCTGCCTGACGGGAAGGGTGCTCGGCAGGGTTGTGGATGGAGCGAGGAAGGCCGAACTGCTCGAACTGCTTGCCGAAAAGGAGAACATCAGCCTTGAGCAGACCGTTGCCGTAGGTGACGGAGCAAACGACCTGCCGATGCTCGGCAAGGCGGGACTCGGCATCGCTTTCAGGGCGAAGCCTATCGTGCGGGAGCGGGCGAAACAGGCAATTTCAACGCTTGGCCTTGATGGAATCCTCTACCTGATGGGCTTCAGGGATCGGGATGAGTTGCCGGAATAGGGAGCTATACCAATGTTGATTCTGAGCTTGTATGCGTTTGACAATGAAATGACGTGCAGATTTATCGGTAAAACTGCACGGTCACTCTTTCGGATTCGTCAATCGACATATTCGACGAACCGCTCGAAATCCTCTTTACGCGGCAGGGTAATGGCTCCGGAGGGGCAGACGGGCTCGCAGCGGGTGCAGAGCACGATGCAGTTCCAGGGGTTGGCAACGGTCATTTTGGCCCGTTTGACCCCTTCTGGTTCGCCAAGGGCAAATACCCCCGGTTTGCAGAAGCCCTCACAGTCACCGCAACCGTTGCAGGCATCGGTATCAATGACGGGAAACCAGGCGATCTCCTCTCTTGGGGCGAGAAGCCTCTTTTTTTTCTTTGCCGATGAGGCTGAACCGCTCATGATACGCTCCGTTTTATGTTTTCCTTTCGATATTCTCCGGCTGGCTTGCTGTCAGTCCAGATATTCCACGAAGCGCTCGAACTCCTCTTTCGGAGGGAGAGTAATTGCTCCTGAAGTGCAGATGGGCACGCACCTGGTGCAGAGAACCAGGCATTTGTAGGGATGCGCAACAATAAGTTTCGGTCGGCAGATACCCGCAGGATCTGGCGCTCCCAACTCGAAGACACCGGGTTTGCAGAGCACCTTGCAGTCGCCGCAGCCGTTGCAGAGTTCCGGCTTGATCACAGGGTACCAGGCGATCTCCTCTCTCGGAGCGGTCAGCCGCTTCCGTTTTTTTGTGGCATCCTGTTTGTGCGATGTCGTTTTAGCCGGCAGCGTCACCTGTTCGGGCATCTGCGGTGAACAGGCCGTATCGACTTCGAACTCCTCCTCTTTCTGCATCGCGCGCGATTTGAGCGCAAGGCGCAGAGAGCGGAC
The DNA window shown above is from Pelodictyon phaeoclathratiforme BU-1 and carries:
- the serB gene encoding phosphoserine phosphatase SerB, with protein sequence MSELLLINITGLDKPGLTSKITAILADARIPVLDIGQAVIHNHLSLGMLVEVPKESASSPVLKDLLFCAHTLGIQISFTPVPDEEYGRWVGEQGKPRYLLSLLSRKISAEQLKRVSSIIAEHNLNIDTINRLSGRIPLDNGDNHTRACVEFSLRGTLSDENLFREQLLAITDSLGIDIAFQEDNIFRRNRRMVVFDMDSTLITSEVIDELAKEAGVGEEVSAITEQAMRGELDFNESLQRRVAQLKGLDEHVMESIAARLQLTEGAERLFSNLKRLGYKTAILSGGFTYFGHYLQKKLSIDYVYANTLEIENGCLTGRVLGRVVDGARKAELLELLAEKENISLEQTVAVGDGANDLPMLGKAGLGIAFRAKPIVRERAKQAISTLGLDGILYLMGFRDRDELPE
- a CDS encoding 4Fe-4S dicluster domain-containing protein; the protein is MSGSASSAKKKKRLLAPREEIAWFPVIDTDACNGCGDCEGFCKPGVFALGEPEGVKRAKMTVANPWNCIVLCTRCEPVCPSGAITLPRKEDFERFVEYVD
- a CDS encoding 4Fe-4S dicluster domain-containing protein, with translation MLLLDCFFGRCKKPSCEGCALKLVRSLRLALKSRAMQKEEEFEVDTACSPQMPEQVTLPAKTTSHKQDATKKRKRLTAPREEIAWYPVIKPELCNGCGDCKVLCKPGVFELGAPDPAGICRPKLIVAHPYKCLVLCTRCVPICTSGAITLPPKEEFERFVEYLD